One window of the Haloarcula halobia genome contains the following:
- a CDS encoding transposase yields the protein MSTSASTLQDVASVDDFLNVAATETVPLFEHLEFEFLLNYDVFAPALRGRTRVHQPPDLFCGFLHCYYKDIYGTRPVARELQHGLVWYYCGLDKPPSRDTVDRFLTDLEHVIDDVFDRLVEQAACRGLLDSTYSIDSTHIEAIQYNDAASWNYDPTAEDYYYGFGCTIVSTGPKIPIAAEFTQTKQADQETAMRVTRNALAVDTPIWMLGDSAYDVLDWHDHLLAAGVVPITPYNPRNTDDPKDIEYRVEDRIEEHSQDVQLKQSLLDETYNHRTGVERTNDAVKDCGLGHVRARGRVHARTEVFLALCLRLVVAITNYDRGNEPGCEKL from the coding sequence GTGTCTACGAGCGCCAGCACCCTGCAAGACGTAGCTTCGGTAGACGACTTCTTGAATGTCGCGGCTACCGAGACAGTCCCGCTGTTCGAGCACCTTGAGTTCGAGTTTCTGCTGAATTACGACGTGTTCGCCCCCGCTTTGAGGGGGCGAACACGAGTGCATCAGCCACCAGACCTCTTTTGCGGCTTTCTGCACTGCTATTACAAGGACATCTACGGAACGCGTCCGGTTGCACGAGAACTCCAACACGGCCTCGTCTGGTACTACTGCGGACTCGACAAACCTCCATCCAGAGACACGGTTGACCGCTTTCTCACCGACCTCGAACACGTCATCGACGATGTCTTCGACAGGCTCGTCGAGCAGGCCGCCTGTCGGGGCCTGCTCGACTCGACGTACTCTATCGACTCAACGCACATTGAGGCGATTCAGTACAACGACGCGGCGTCATGGAACTACGATCCAACGGCCGAAGATTACTACTACGGCTTCGGCTGTACGATTGTCTCAACCGGTCCAAAGATACCGATTGCAGCGGAGTTCACACAGACCAAGCAAGCAGACCAGGAGACGGCGATGCGCGTCACGCGTAACGCGCTCGCCGTCGATACACCAATTTGGATGCTCGGAGACAGCGCCTACGACGTCCTCGACTGGCACGACCACCTGCTGGCCGCAGGGGTCGTGCCAATCACCCCATACAATCCGCGAAACACCGACGACCCGAAAGACATCGAGTACAGGGTCGAAGACCGCATCGAGGAACACAGCCAGGACGTACAGCTGAAACAATCCCTCTTGGACGAGACGTACAACCACCGGACAGGAGTCGAACGGACCAACGACGCAGTCAAGGACTGCGGCCTCGGGCACGTCCGCGCCCGAGGCCGCGTCCACGCACGAACAGAAGTGTTCCTTGCACTGTGTCTCCGGCTCGTCGTTGCAATCACCAACTACGACCGAGGAAACGAACCGGGCTGTGAGAAGCTATGA
- a CDS encoding restriction endonuclease: protein MAILDDFSGFEFEDLMEDVFRNLGYENVHQAAKTADEGRDLVMEEVVDGTRRAVVVECKHTDAVGRPVVQKLHSAIATYDYDGPKRGMVVTTGRFTNPAQEYATELEQNDDPFPIELIDGTDLRDIADDVGLDLYNGRIEILCDETLRPFDPTNDLAAPVREAFQDIENIDADDIPTPTARADFEPVLSITAQTNAVFETSVGVIHRINETNTFVVRAERQQPEILDTDIGELVTSNLRQTIDLDEERFSDLFDDIEVRRFGQTETEYKEWAIERLQDYHTTTVTYTGDNNVTYDKTCEPNQSDISVQSIEPVYLPNIRQSVQLQQYSYPYEYYAAGPSRVTDDDGIHRCVHCDDDSASTYTYCANCGSINCPSHIKTERLEQTPVCTGCAVTERFALKTKYFYDDDNLETFRDEYAAMPVHQKAMENKSLTASAALLLIVSIVGILVSTGVI from the coding sequence ATGGCGATCCTCGATGACTTCTCCGGGTTCGAATTCGAGGACCTCATGGAAGATGTGTTCCGGAACCTCGGCTACGAGAACGTTCATCAAGCCGCCAAGACAGCCGACGAGGGACGCGACCTCGTCATGGAAGAAGTCGTGGACGGAACCCGTCGCGCTGTCGTCGTTGAATGCAAACACACCGATGCAGTCGGTCGTCCTGTCGTCCAGAAACTCCACTCTGCCATCGCTACCTACGACTACGACGGGCCGAAACGAGGGATGGTCGTGACCACCGGGCGGTTCACGAACCCTGCTCAAGAGTACGCAACAGAACTTGAGCAAAACGACGACCCCTTCCCCATCGAACTCATCGACGGGACCGACCTCCGCGACATCGCTGATGATGTTGGACTCGATCTCTACAACGGCCGCATCGAAATCCTGTGTGACGAAACACTCCGCCCGTTCGACCCGACGAACGACCTTGCCGCTCCCGTCCGCGAAGCATTCCAAGACATCGAAAATATCGACGCAGACGACATCCCCACGCCGACTGCTCGAGCTGACTTCGAACCTGTACTCTCGATAACCGCACAGACGAACGCCGTCTTCGAGACCTCTGTTGGCGTCATCCACCGAATCAACGAGACGAATACATTCGTCGTTCGGGCCGAGCGTCAGCAGCCAGAAATCCTGGATACTGACATCGGAGAGTTAGTGACCAGCAATCTTCGCCAAACGATCGATCTCGACGAAGAACGATTCAGTGACCTCTTTGACGACATCGAGGTTCGCCGCTTCGGACAGACTGAAACCGAGTATAAGGAGTGGGCCATCGAACGCCTCCAAGACTATCACACAACGACGGTCACCTATACCGGCGACAACAACGTCACATACGACAAGACCTGCGAACCCAACCAGTCCGATATCTCAGTGCAATCCATCGAGCCAGTGTATCTCCCGAATATCAGACAGTCCGTCCAGCTCCAGCAGTACTCCTACCCTTACGAATACTACGCTGCGGGCCCGTCACGGGTTACCGACGACGACGGCATTCATCGGTGTGTCCACTGCGACGATGACTCAGCATCCACTTATACGTATTGCGCGAACTGCGGGAGTATCAACTGCCCCTCTCACATTAAGACCGAACGGCTGGAACAAACCCCAGTCTGTACTGGGTGCGCCGTCACAGAACGCTTCGCCCTGAAAACGAAGTACTTCTACGATGACGACAACCTGGAAACGTTCCGTGACGAGTACGCCGCAATGCCGGTCCACCAGAAAGCGATGGAGAACAAGTCGCTCACCGCCAGTGCGGCTCTACTACTGATCGTTTCCATCGTCGGTATCCTTGTTTCGACAGGCGTCATCTGA
- a CDS encoding 3'-5' exonuclease, whose protein sequence is MLAIDIETVPADPDANDTDPDFLNSREFRFLGVGLGVRSRETDGREIEVLFREDIDEHSEVRLLKRICDWIQQYDIDTIVTYNGTSFDFRHLLGRAEILAEKTNAEQLPATVAKSLSLPSHRDLFLEYRRRHDSWASLEEALDEYGLDVPDPVYWDDEKVTNSRIPQLGADYLCGRAGLSPDVPVDELEEVLREYTRRDIEPLFDLAGEMEIGRLQRRWQEKALAGAEW, encoded by the coding sequence ATGCTAGCAATAGACATTGAAACGGTACCAGCCGACCCCGATGCAAATGATACCGATCCCGACTTCCTCAACAGCCGGGAGTTTAGGTTCCTGGGGGTCGGTCTCGGTGTCCGATCACGCGAAACAGACGGCCGCGAGATCGAGGTGCTCTTCCGCGAAGACATCGACGAGCACTCGGAAGTCCGCCTCCTCAAGCGCATCTGCGACTGGATTCAGCAGTACGACATCGACACCATCGTCACGTATAACGGGACGAGCTTCGACTTCCGACACCTCCTCGGTCGCGCTGAAATCCTGGCGGAGAAAACCAACGCTGAGCAGTTGCCTGCGACAGTCGCTAAGTCCTTATCGCTGCCGTCACATCGTGACCTCTTCCTTGAGTACCGGCGTCGTCACGATTCGTGGGCCTCGCTCGAAGAGGCACTCGACGAGTACGGACTCGACGTGCCAGACCCGGTGTACTGGGACGACGAGAAAGTCACAAACTCGCGGATCCCACAACTCGGTGCTGACTATCTCTGTGGCCGAGCCGGACTGTCCCCCGACGTCCCGGTTGACGAGCTCGAGGAAGTCCTCCGGGAGTACACGCGACGAGACATCGAACCCCTGTTCGACCTCGCCGGCGAGATGGAAATCGGGCGACTGCAACGCAGGTGGCAAGAGAAAGCCCTCGCCGGCGCCGAGTGGTAA
- a CDS encoding bacterio-opsin activator domain-containing protein, whose protein sequence is MTDALSPTGSVTVLLAGTTEWLAELADRIESETDATVRTAETAEAAADGLSDGTIDCLVTAYALDDATGVDLVERVRTDEPTVPVLLATANGDEAIASEAIGAGVTDYLVVDDPVDRAVETILDRVDTALRSTRQATTQRDRARQFDAVFHDSQTATWVLDPDGTLARANERAFEMVDIDDDAVLGESFWTLPWWSHTGAIQNDIRQLVTAARDGTSGNAIIAAPSTSEFERVIDLSVRPVENAQGDLVSIVIRGVDITERVSLERDLRQSEELHRVTLNNMTDTVLITDEEGEYTYVCPNVHFIFGYTADEIREKETIGDLLGDDLFDREELAETGSLKNIECTATDKAGREHTLLVNVREVDIQGGKLLYSCRDITKRKQREEALATLQELARGFLYAGTHDEIAQHIVDDAPSVLDLDATAVYLFDADTNELRPVTHSPAMRDLHGPLPRLHVDGDTLPGYGFIEGTTLFFDDVHEADRLDNPATDLRSAGYVPLGDHGVFVAGSADVGAFDDVTRELADLLAATAEAALDRVSRESQLREQDRKLQQQNEQLTALNRINETIRAIDRAIVQADSRDEIDHAVTDLLASDERFSFVWVGGVDSTTETLEPRAWAGDEQGYLESQAFDVDADGTEPAGRTAATGEVTMVSNVATDLRDDAWRADALTRDFMSVLSIPLEYNDLTHGVLTVYADVRDAFDETARAVLAELGETIASALSAIERKNALLTTSATRIAFDVDDETFVLSRLAQATGTTLSYRGGVQQTTDGSYVFVTVEEGDIDTVVAAATELAGVDDVRRISDGGTGGVLRLGLARPFLALELADHGAVVREATADATSTTLTVDVPDSIDVRTVTRLLDEAFAGVALKSKQTLDQAAEHDVYERFLSALTDRQLEVVQTAYYSGFFESPRESTGEDVAAILDISPPAFYQHVRTVQRKLFTTLFEERNVSVPTSNGVQ, encoded by the coding sequence ATGACGGACGCTCTCTCACCGACGGGGTCTGTGACCGTCCTGTTAGCAGGGACGACAGAGTGGCTCGCCGAGCTCGCCGACCGGATCGAATCGGAGACCGATGCGACAGTCCGAACGGCCGAGACCGCGGAGGCGGCCGCCGACGGACTTTCCGATGGCACCATCGACTGTCTCGTCACGGCGTATGCGCTCGACGACGCGACCGGCGTCGACCTCGTCGAGCGCGTCCGTACTGACGAGCCGACGGTCCCGGTACTCCTCGCGACCGCGAACGGCGACGAAGCCATCGCGAGCGAGGCGATCGGGGCCGGCGTCACAGATTACCTCGTGGTCGACGACCCGGTCGACCGGGCGGTCGAGACGATACTGGACCGCGTGGACACCGCGCTGCGCTCGACGCGACAGGCGACGACACAGCGTGACCGGGCCCGGCAGTTCGACGCCGTGTTCCACGATTCCCAGACGGCGACGTGGGTGCTCGACCCGGACGGGACGCTCGCACGGGCGAACGAGCGCGCGTTCGAGATGGTCGACATCGACGACGACGCGGTTCTGGGCGAGTCGTTCTGGACACTCCCCTGGTGGTCTCACACCGGGGCGATCCAGAACGACATCCGCCAGCTCGTCACGGCCGCCCGCGACGGGACGTCGGGCAACGCGATAATCGCTGCGCCGTCGACCAGCGAGTTCGAGCGCGTCATCGATCTGTCCGTGCGTCCCGTGGAGAACGCACAGGGCGACCTCGTCTCTATCGTCATCAGGGGCGTCGACATCACGGAGCGGGTCTCGCTCGAGCGCGACCTCCGCCAGTCCGAGGAGCTGCACCGCGTGACGCTCAATAACATGACTGACACCGTCCTCATCACCGACGAGGAGGGCGAATACACCTACGTCTGTCCGAACGTCCACTTCATCTTCGGGTACACGGCCGACGAGATCCGCGAGAAAGAGACCATCGGCGACCTTCTGGGCGATGACCTCTTCGACCGCGAGGAACTCGCCGAGACGGGGAGCCTGAAGAACATCGAATGCACGGCGACGGACAAGGCCGGCCGGGAACACACGCTGCTGGTCAACGTCAGAGAGGTCGACATCCAGGGTGGGAAGCTCCTCTACAGCTGTCGTGACATCACGAAGCGGAAACAGCGCGAGGAGGCCCTGGCGACGCTCCAGGAGCTGGCCCGGGGATTTCTGTACGCGGGCACGCACGACGAGATCGCCCAGCACATCGTCGACGACGCGCCGAGCGTCCTCGACCTCGACGCGACGGCGGTCTACCTCTTCGACGCCGACACGAACGAACTCCGCCCCGTCACGCACTCGCCCGCGATGCGGGACCTCCACGGGCCGCTGCCGCGGTTGCACGTCGACGGCGACACGCTCCCGGGCTACGGATTCATCGAGGGGACGACGCTGTTCTTCGACGACGTCCACGAAGCCGACCGGCTCGACAACCCGGCCACGGACCTCCGCAGTGCAGGCTACGTCCCGCTTGGCGACCACGGCGTCTTCGTCGCCGGGTCGGCCGACGTCGGCGCGTTCGACGACGTGACCCGGGAACTCGCCGACCTGCTGGCGGCGACTGCCGAGGCCGCACTCGACCGCGTCTCGCGCGAGTCACAGCTCCGGGAACAGGACCGGAAGTTACAACAGCAAAACGAACAGCTCACCGCGCTGAACCGCATCAACGAGACGATCCGCGCCATCGACAGGGCCATCGTCCAGGCGGACTCCCGCGACGAGATCGACCACGCCGTCACCGACCTGCTGGCCAGCGACGAGCGGTTCAGTTTCGTCTGGGTCGGCGGCGTCGACTCGACGACCGAGACGCTCGAACCGCGTGCGTGGGCCGGCGACGAGCAGGGGTATCTCGAGAGCCAGGCGTTCGACGTCGACGCCGACGGCACCGAACCGGCAGGCCGGACCGCGGCGACCGGCGAGGTGACGATGGTGTCGAACGTCGCGACCGATCTCCGTGACGACGCGTGGCGCGCGGACGCCCTCACCCGCGATTTCATGTCGGTCCTGAGCATCCCGCTCGAGTACAACGACCTCACGCACGGCGTCCTGACGGTCTACGCCGACGTCCGCGACGCGTTCGACGAGACCGCCCGTGCCGTCCTGGCCGAACTGGGTGAGACCATCGCCTCCGCCCTCAGCGCCATCGAGCGCAAGAACGCGCTCCTCACGACGTCGGCGACACGCATCGCCTTCGACGTCGACGACGAGACGTTCGTCCTCTCACGGCTGGCGCAGGCGACCGGCACCACCCTCTCGTACCGGGGCGGCGTCCAGCAGACAACCGACGGGAGCTACGTGTTCGTCACCGTCGAGGAGGGTGACATAGACACTGTGGTGGCCGCTGCGACGGAGTTAGCCGGCGTCGACGACGTCCGACGCATCAGCGACGGGGGCACCGGCGGCGTCCTCCGCCTGGGACTCGCGCGGCCGTTCCTCGCGCTCGAGCTGGCCGACCACGGGGCCGTCGTCCGGGAGGCGACCGCCGACGCGACCTCGACGACACTCACCGTCGACGTCCCGGACAGCATCGACGTCAGGACCGTCACGCGGTTGCTGGACGAGGCCTTCGCCGGGGTCGCTCTCAAGAGCAAGCAGACGCTCGACCAGGCCGCCGAACACGACGTCTACGAGCGGTTCCTCTCGGCGCTCACCGACCGCCAGCTCGAGGTCGTACAGACGGCCTACTACAGCGGGTTCTTCGAGTCGCCACGTGAGAGCACCGGCGAGGACGTCGCGGCGATACTCGACATCTCCCCCCCGGCGTTCTACCAGCACGTCCGGACGGTCCAGCGAAAGCTGTTCACGACCCTCTTCGAGGAGCGGAACGTCTCGGTCCCGACGAGCAACGGGGTTCAATAG
- a CDS encoding rubrerythrin-like domain-containing protein: protein MRDVTQTPDEETPYECFECGAVVVAEDNPDPCPSCGGEMRNRQTPLE from the coding sequence ATGAGAGATGTCACACAAACCCCCGACGAGGAAACGCCGTACGAGTGTTTCGAGTGCGGTGCCGTCGTCGTCGCAGAGGACAATCCCGACCCCTGCCCGAGCTGCGGTGGCGAGATGCGGAACCGACAGACGCCACTCGAGTGA
- a CDS encoding Glu/Leu/Phe/Val family dehydrogenase produces the protein MSDVNPYQSLRTQIDEAAEYLDVADGQLERLKNPERILETNLSVEMDDGSIEVFRAYRSQFNGDRGPYKGGIRYHPEVSRDEVKALSGWMVYKTATSDIPLGGGKGGIVIDPSEYSESELERITRAFAEELTPMIGVDRDVPAPDVNTGQREMNWIKDTYETIENTTEPGVITGKDLSSGGSEGRVEATGRSTVVAAREAFDYLDKDLESATVAVQGYGNAGWIAAKLVYEMGADVVAVSDSSGAIYDEESLDPVDVKEFKRETGSVVGYPDAAAELTNDELLTLDVDLLIPAALENAIDESLAPEISADVVSEAANGPITPAADDILSDEDVLVVPDILANAGGVVVSYFEWVQNRQRFYWSEERVNEELDSTIVEQFWNLVDAYEDRKLPSLRTAAYVVALERVIDASEQNGTWP, from the coding sequence ATGTCCGACGTCAATCCGTACCAGAGCCTGCGGACACAGATCGACGAGGCGGCCGAGTACCTGGACGTCGCCGACGGCCAGCTCGAGCGGCTGAAAAATCCCGAACGGATCCTGGAGACGAACCTCTCCGTCGAGATGGACGACGGCTCCATCGAGGTCTTCCGCGCGTACCGGTCGCAGTTCAACGGCGACCGCGGTCCGTACAAGGGCGGCATCCGCTATCATCCGGAGGTGAGCCGCGACGAGGTCAAGGCGCTCTCCGGGTGGATGGTCTACAAGACGGCCACGAGCGACATCCCCCTCGGCGGTGGCAAGGGCGGCATCGTCATCGACCCCAGCGAGTACTCCGAGAGCGAGCTGGAGCGCATCACGCGCGCCTTCGCGGAGGAACTGACGCCCATGATCGGCGTCGACCGCGACGTGCCCGCCCCCGACGTCAACACGGGCCAGCGCGAGATGAACTGGATCAAGGACACCTACGAGACCATCGAGAACACCACCGAACCCGGCGTCATCACCGGGAAGGACCTCTCCAGTGGCGGCAGCGAGGGCCGCGTCGAGGCGACGGGCCGGTCGACGGTCGTCGCTGCGCGCGAGGCGTTCGACTACCTGGACAAGGACCTCGAAAGCGCGACCGTCGCCGTCCAGGGCTACGGCAACGCCGGATGGATCGCGGCGAAACTCGTCTACGAGATGGGTGCCGACGTGGTCGCCGTCTCGGACTCCAGCGGTGCCATCTACGACGAAGAGTCCCTCGACCCCGTCGACGTCAAGGAGTTCAAGCGTGAGACCGGGAGCGTCGTCGGCTACCCCGACGCCGCGGCGGAACTCACCAACGATGAGCTCCTGACCCTCGACGTCGACCTGCTGATTCCGGCCGCCCTCGAAAACGCCATCGACGAGTCGCTGGCCCCCGAGATATCCGCCGACGTCGTCTCAGAGGCGGCGAACGGCCCCATCACGCCCGCAGCCGACGATATTCTCAGCGACGAGGACGTCCTCGTCGTCCCGGACATCCTCGCCAACGCCGGCGGCGTCGTCGTCTCGTACTTCGAGTGGGTGCAGAACCGCCAGCGCTTCTACTGGTCCGAAGAGCGCGTCAACGAGGAACTCGATTCGACCATCGTCGAGCAGTTCTGGAACCTCGTCGACGCCTACGAGGATCGAAAACTGCCGTCGCTCCGGACCGCCGCCTACGTCGTCGCGCTAGAGCGCGTCATCGACGCCAGCGAGCAGAACGGGACCTGGCCTTAG